One Marinobacter sp. es.048 genomic window, ACGAGAAGTCCGGATATGCTGTGGTATAGATTTGATGTTCACCCCAGAACCAAACGAAAGTTTCAGGAATTTACGATACCGTTATGGGAGCACGCAAAAGAATTAGTCATTAAAAATGCTGAATGTTTTAAACCTATTCGATCATTGGGATGGGATGTTGCAATTACAGAGGACGGCCCTGTGGTTATCGAAACGAACATGCGTTGGGACCCGCCAAACTGGAATCCAGAGACTATATATAATGTCCGTAAAGTGCTTGAAAACCCGGATAGTGTGTTTGCGAAGTAAGTCAACTACGTTATGAAATGAACCTTTACGCCGAAGTGGAAGTTGTTGGGGACTTGCAATGGCAACCGTTAGCGTAGTGACGCCAACCTACAACAGGGCCCGGTTCCTGCCGGATGCCGTTGCGAGTGTCCTGGCGCAGACTTACGCGGATCTTGAGCTCATTGTTGTGGATGATGGCTCTGTTGATAATACGCGCAAAGTGCTGGAGCCGTTCCTGTCTGACGGGCGGGTGCGGTATTTCTACCAGGAAAATCAGGGCCAGAGCCATGCCCGCAATCATGCCATCGAGCAGGCGACGGGAGATTTTATCGCGTTTCTCGATTCTGACGATCTCTGGGCGCCATACAAACTGAAGAAGCAGTTAGCGATTCTCAAGGCAAATCCCGACGTCGATGTTATCCATGGTGACGAGGCCATGATTGATGAGCAGGGCTCAGTTATAAGCTTGGAGAACATGAAGCGTTATTCCGGTTACATCACACGTTACCTGTTGGCTGACAACAGCGTTAGCATTGCCACGGTTCTGGTGAGGCGGCGATGTTTTGATGAGATGGGTGGATTTGATACGTCAATGGGCGTGGCTGATGACTACGAGCTGTGGCTGAGGTTTTCCGCAAGATACCTTTTCCACTACGAACCGTGCATTGTCGCCTCATACCGCGTGATGGCGGATCAGATTTCCTCTGACAAGCGTAGGCGTTTCGCGGCAAACGAAAAGATTATTCGTACATTCCTGGCGCGGCATGGTGAGGTGCTTTCTGTGCGTGATCGTCGTTGGGGGTTGGCTCGATTTTTCTGTCGTAAGGCGCGATATTTCGCCAGCGTGGGAGAACGGTACGTTGCCACCGGTGCTGTGGCCCGCGCATTTTGGTATGCGCCACTGGCTCCGGTTGTCTGGCGAGCGCTCTATCGTGTAATCGTGCCGAGGTGACAACTATTAATGCGAGGGTAGTCGGATTCTATCCAAGAGACCGTTTCTCCATTCATCTCCAGAGCAATCCTGACCAGGGCCGGGTTGTGATTCAGTCGTGGCAAAAAAGGCTACATGCAGGCACAATGTTTTAATTCGGCTTAGAGGTAAGGGATGTAAGCTCATGACGATTGAAGGGATTCGCGATCGCAGTTTGGTTAACAAGATACTTCCGTTCCTGGTAATATTTGCCTTTCTTTTCCTGCTTATCTGGCCCACCGTCGGAGGAATTGTCAGCCGCTGGTTCAAGTTTGACGAATCCTACTCCCATGGCTTGTTGCTTCTGTTGGTTTCCGCTTTTCTTATTGTTCGAACGCTTAAAAGAGAGTCGCCGGTTGCCGGGTTTTATCCGATGTGGCTATTGCCTTTTGCCATTGCGTTAATTGCCTACGGCCTTGGCGATATTCTGCGCGTTCAAGCGTTGCAAGAGTTGACTGTTGTTCCCCTGTTATTGGGGACGCTTGCTATTTTGCTGGGTTGGCACCAGGTGAAGGCGTTTATTATTCCAGTCGGTATTCTTTTCTTTACCGTGCCGGTATGGGATTACCTGTCCTGGACCCTTCAGGTCATTACGGTTGAGATAAACCGGCTGTTGCTGGGTTTTTTTGATATTGATTTTGAGGTGGAAGGGGTATTTGTATACCTGATTGGCGTTGGTGCCTTTGAGGTGGCGCACGGTTGCTCTGGCTTACGATACCTCCTGGTTGGTCAGTCCCTGGCTGCGTTGTATGGAGAGCTTAATTTCAGGCGTCTGCGTTCAAGGGTCGTGTTTTTTCTGACGGCGGTTGGCTTTGCGTTATTGGCTAACTGGATTCGGGTTTTCGTAATCATTTATATGGGCTACGTAACCAACATGGAAACGAGTCTGATCCGTGACCACGACAACTTCGGTTGGTGGGTGTTTGCGGCGACTCTTGTGCCGCTATTCTTAATTGGCCGAAAACTGGAAACGACCAATGCGGAACAGGCACCTCGGGCCGAAGGTGCGATGCCTTCTACTGGCAAAGGTGGTTACCGCCGAATTTGGTCCGGTGTTTTAGCCACCTCCGCACTGCCAATTATGATTCTGGGGCTTCTATCTTCCACTGCTGGAGAAATAAAGCCCTCACCGGATTCATTTGATCTTAGTTTGAACACCGAGCGTTATGGGCAATTGTTCGGGAATCGACTGAGTGGCTGGAAACCGCAAGTGCGCAACCCTGATCTCGTCTTTGTTCAGACAATGTTTGACCGGGAGGCTGTTACCGGTGACTCGGGACCAGAGCAGCAGCTGTTTGTAGGTGTGTACAGTTAT contains:
- a CDS encoding glycosyltransferase — encoded protein: MATVSVVTPTYNRARFLPDAVASVLAQTYADLELIVVDDGSVDNTRKVLEPFLSDGRVRYFYQENQGQSHARNHAIEQATGDFIAFLDSDDLWAPYKLKKQLAILKANPDVDVIHGDEAMIDEQGSVISLENMKRYSGYITRYLLADNSVSIATVLVRRRCFDEMGGFDTSMGVADDYELWLRFSARYLFHYEPCIVASYRVMADQISSDKRRRFAANEKIIRTFLARHGEVLSVRDRRWGLARFFCRKARYFASVGERYVATGAVARAFWYAPLAPVVWRALYRVIVPR
- the xrt gene encoding exosortase, with translation MTIEGIRDRSLVNKILPFLVIFAFLFLLIWPTVGGIVSRWFKFDESYSHGLLLLLVSAFLIVRTLKRESPVAGFYPMWLLPFAIALIAYGLGDILRVQALQELTVVPLLLGTLAILLGWHQVKAFIIPVGILFFTVPVWDYLSWTLQVITVEINRLLLGFFDIDFEVEGVFVYLIGVGAFEVAHGCSGLRYLLVGQSLAALYGELNFRRLRSRVVFFLTAVGFALLANWIRVFVIIYMGYVTNMETSLIRDHDNFGWWVFAATLVPLFLIGRKLETTNAEQAPRAEGAMPSTGKGGYRRIWSGVLATSALPIMILGLLSSTAGEIKPSPDSFDLSLNTERYGQLFGNRLSGWKPQVRNPDLVFVQTMFDREAVTGDSGPEQQLFVGVYSYGYQRHRAELVQYHNRIYDRDEWLPERFFKVTSPSGIPLQGVSLRSLSSGKHVHLAYGYYVAGLWETDQWRAKLAQVVSFFSPRTDASLIVFGTACEDCDGETAVGELVRDVMGPIVEQVDQHFQQ